The Longimicrobium sp. genome includes a window with the following:
- a CDS encoding gamma-glutamyl-gamma-aminobutyrate hydrolase family protein, with the protein MQQRPVIGIPTQNLQAIDRIPEDLPASWVMNQRYFIACTAVGAVPWMVPLLDEDMDTIRAIYDHLDGIFLAGGVDMDPASYGDERTEYCGRTDGARDTVELAFARWALEDGKPVFGVCRGMQVLNVAAGGTLVQDCAAQWEKSIKHDYFPGAGWARDHLAHDIAVAPGSRLFRAFGGDTVQVNSMHHQGIRRMGAGLKPTATAPDGLVEALEAEDESHFLVGVQWHPEMLIDTDPGTRRLFEDFIEASLQYRDSRAAVLV; encoded by the coding sequence ATGCAGCAACGTCCCGTAATCGGCATTCCAACGCAGAACCTGCAGGCCATAGACCGCATCCCCGAAGACCTGCCGGCGTCGTGGGTGATGAACCAGCGCTACTTCATCGCGTGCACCGCCGTGGGCGCGGTGCCGTGGATGGTGCCGCTCCTCGACGAGGACATGGACACCATCCGCGCCATCTACGACCACCTGGACGGGATCTTTCTGGCCGGCGGGGTGGACATGGACCCGGCCTCGTACGGCGACGAGCGCACCGAGTACTGCGGCCGCACGGACGGCGCGCGCGACACGGTGGAGCTCGCCTTCGCCCGCTGGGCCCTGGAGGACGGCAAGCCCGTCTTCGGCGTGTGCCGCGGGATGCAGGTGCTGAACGTGGCGGCCGGCGGCACGCTGGTGCAGGACTGCGCCGCGCAGTGGGAGAAGTCGATCAAGCACGACTACTTCCCCGGCGCCGGCTGGGCGCGCGACCACCTGGCGCACGACATCGCGGTGGCCCCCGGCTCGCGCCTCTTCCGTGCGTTCGGCGGTGACACGGTGCAGGTGAACTCGATGCACCACCAGGGGATCCGCCGCATGGGCGCGGGGCTCAAGCCGACCGCCACCGCCCCCGACGGCCTGGTGGAAGCGCTGGAGGCGGAGGACGAGTCGCACTTCCTGGTGGGCGTGCAGTGGCACCCCGAGATGCTGATCGACACCGACCCCGGCACCCGGCGCCTCTTCGAGGACTTTATCGAAGCCTCCCTCCAGTACCGCGACAGCCGCGCCGCCGTCCTGGTCTGA
- a CDS encoding amino acid permease, whose amino-acid sequence MQQIFRRKPISELRSEHVDPQIDVEPGLRRSLGLWQLTSLGIGAIIGAGIFSGAGTAISGGPHHVGAGPALVYSYILVAIACGFAALCYAEFTSVVPQAGSAYTYAYATLGELVAWIIGWDLIIEYAVGNIAVAVSWSAYFQTFLSGFGISIPGWLGTDPRTARLAFHALQADPSTTVQGTIDAARVWESAPHFLGFPIIFNLPAVLIVALITWILVIGIRESAWANTVMVVLKLVILGFFIVMGAFWVRPENWTPFMPNGWNGVFTGASLIFFAYIGFDAVSTAAEEAKNPQRDMPRAMMISLAVTSIIYIVVTLVMTGLVPWREHGNADPLASAFSARGYDWAAGVISFGAIVSMASVLLVFQLGQPRIFYSMARDGLLPPIAARLHKKYSTPHVTTIVTGAFVAFFAAFANINEVIELTNIGTLFAFVLVAIGVMVLRVREPERVRPFRTPAIWFVAPAAILSCGFLMYQLPALTWLRFALWLAAGLVIYFLYGIRHSRLR is encoded by the coding sequence ATGCAGCAGATCTTCCGCAGGAAACCGATCTCGGAGCTCCGCTCCGAGCACGTGGACCCGCAGATCGACGTCGAGCCGGGGCTGCGCCGGTCGCTGGGGTTGTGGCAGCTCACCTCGCTCGGGATCGGGGCCATCATCGGCGCCGGGATCTTCTCCGGCGCGGGCACGGCCATCTCCGGCGGGCCCCACCACGTGGGCGCCGGGCCGGCCCTGGTTTATTCGTACATCCTGGTGGCGATCGCCTGCGGTTTCGCGGCGCTCTGCTACGCGGAGTTCACCTCCGTGGTGCCGCAGGCGGGGAGCGCGTACACCTACGCGTACGCCACGCTGGGCGAGCTGGTGGCGTGGATCATCGGATGGGACCTGATCATCGAGTACGCCGTGGGGAACATCGCGGTCGCCGTGTCGTGGTCCGCCTACTTCCAGACGTTCCTCAGCGGCTTCGGGATCTCGATTCCGGGCTGGCTGGGCACCGATCCGCGCACCGCCCGCCTCGCATTCCACGCGCTGCAGGCGGACCCGTCGACCACCGTTCAGGGGACGATCGACGCGGCGCGGGTGTGGGAGTCGGCGCCGCACTTCCTGGGCTTCCCCATCATCTTCAACCTCCCCGCCGTGCTGATCGTGGCGCTCATCACCTGGATCCTGGTGATCGGCATCCGCGAGAGCGCGTGGGCGAACACGGTGATGGTGGTGCTGAAGCTGGTGATTCTAGGCTTCTTCATCGTGATGGGCGCCTTCTGGGTGCGCCCGGAGAACTGGACCCCTTTCATGCCGAACGGGTGGAACGGCGTGTTCACCGGCGCGTCGCTCATCTTCTTCGCCTACATCGGCTTCGACGCGGTCTCCACCGCGGCTGAGGAAGCCAAGAACCCGCAGCGCGACATGCCGCGGGCCATGATGATTTCGCTGGCGGTCACCTCCATCATCTACATCGTGGTGACGCTGGTGATGACGGGGCTGGTGCCCTGGCGCGAGCACGGCAACGCGGACCCGCTGGCCAGCGCGTTCAGCGCGCGCGGGTACGACTGGGCGGCAGGGGTGATCTCGTTCGGCGCGATCGTGTCGATGGCCTCCGTGCTCCTGGTGTTCCAGCTGGGCCAGCCGCGCATCTTCTACTCGATGGCGCGCGACGGGCTGCTGCCGCCGATCGCGGCGCGCCTCCACAAGAAGTACAGCACGCCGCACGTCACAACCATAGTGACGGGCGCGTTCGTGGCGTTCTTTGCGGCCTTCGCCAACATCAACGAGGTGATCGAGCTCACCAACATCGGCACGCTCTTCGCCTTCGTGCTGGTGGCGATCGGGGTGATGGTGCTGCGCGTGCGCGAGCCGGAGCGGGTGCGCCCCTTCCGCACGCCGGCGATCTGGTTCGTCGCGCCCGCGGCGATCCTGTCGTGCGGCTTCCTGATGTACCAGCTGCCGGCGCTCACCTGGCTCCGCTTCGCCCTGTGGCTCGCCGCCGGCCTGGTGATCTACTTCCTGTACGGCATCCGGCACAGCAGGCTGCGGTAG
- a CDS encoding cation:dicarboxylase symporter family transporter: protein METQRRRLTLTHYIFIGMLVGITLGWVFPDSKRAIHGGWSASDLKLLSDLFVRGIKMIIGPILFATLVMGIAGHGDDLKKVGRLAFRSILYFEVVTTVALFVGLLAVNVVRPGDNPRLTAAIQAAERAGGPPALAQPKGFADHVREIVPTSFIDSLAHNNVLQIVFFSILFAVALTQVKGRPKEALLGFCEGLAETMFKLVGIIMRFVPIGVGAALAVTVAHSGLSVLLPLIKLVATLWAALIVFVLVALLPVALIARIPILPFLRQVREPAVIAFSTTSSDAALPLAMQRMEAFGVPRRIVSFVMPTGYSFNLDGTTLYLALASVFVAQASGVELSIGTQLAMMGTLMLTSKGVAAVPRASLVILSGTLAAFNLPLAAITVILAVDELMDMARTTVNLIGNCLATCVMARWEGEFTPGVPAGLPERADVELVAEEERAVAGLGHTHS, encoded by the coding sequence ATGGAGACGCAGCGACGCCGGCTCACCCTGACGCACTACATCTTCATCGGGATGCTCGTCGGCATCACCCTGGGCTGGGTGTTTCCGGACAGCAAGCGCGCCATCCACGGCGGGTGGTCGGCGAGTGACCTGAAGCTGCTCTCGGACCTGTTCGTGCGCGGCATCAAGATGATCATCGGGCCGATCCTCTTCGCCACGCTGGTGATGGGGATCGCGGGGCATGGCGACGACCTCAAAAAGGTGGGGCGGCTGGCGTTCCGGTCCATCCTCTACTTCGAGGTGGTCACCACGGTGGCGCTCTTCGTGGGGCTGCTGGCGGTGAACGTGGTGCGCCCCGGCGACAACCCGCGGCTCACGGCGGCCATCCAGGCGGCGGAGCGGGCGGGCGGGCCCCCCGCGCTGGCGCAGCCCAAGGGTTTCGCGGACCACGTGCGCGAGATCGTCCCCACCAGCTTCATCGACTCGCTGGCGCACAACAACGTCCTGCAGATCGTCTTCTTCTCCATCCTCTTCGCCGTGGCGCTCACGCAGGTGAAGGGGCGGCCCAAGGAGGCGCTCCTCGGCTTCTGCGAGGGGCTGGCGGAGACGATGTTCAAGCTGGTGGGGATCATCATGCGCTTCGTGCCCATCGGCGTGGGCGCGGCGCTGGCGGTGACGGTGGCGCACAGCGGGCTTTCCGTGCTCCTTCCGCTCATCAAGCTGGTGGCCACCCTGTGGGCCGCGCTCATCGTCTTCGTGCTGGTGGCGCTCCTCCCGGTGGCGCTCATCGCCCGCATCCCCATCCTCCCCTTCCTGCGGCAGGTGCGCGAGCCGGCCGTCATCGCCTTCTCCACCACCTCGTCGGACGCGGCGCTGCCGCTGGCCATGCAGCGGATGGAGGCGTTCGGGGTGCCGCGGCGCATCGTGTCGTTCGTGATGCCCACCGGCTATTCGTTCAACCTGGACGGCACCACGCTCTACCTGGCGCTGGCGTCGGTGTTCGTGGCGCAGGCATCCGGCGTGGAGCTGTCCATAGGAACGCAGCTGGCGATGATGGGAACGCTGATGCTCACCAGCAAGGGCGTCGCCGCGGTGCCGCGCGCGTCGCTGGTGATCCTTTCCGGCACGCTGGCGGCCTTCAACCTCCCGCTGGCCGCCATCACCGTGATCCTGGCCGTTGACGAGCTGATGGACATGGCGCGCACCACGGTGAACCTGATCGGCAACTGCCTGGCCACCTGCGTGATGGCGCGGTGGGAGGGCGAGTTCACCCCCGGAGTCCCCGCCGGCCTCCCCGAGCGCGCCGACGTGGAGCTGGTGGCCGAGGAGGAGCGGGCGGTAGCCGGCCTGGGGCACACGCACTCCTGA
- a CDS encoding biopolymer transporter ExbD — MAMTTGKRGGHVSAINMTPMIDVLLVLLIIFMVVQQSLQRGVRVQVPPPKSDQPVNAPDQIVLEVAPGGSYLLNQQPVAAGALESTLERVFAPRPRKVLFVKGGEQVAYADVVRAVDISRAAGVEVVGLMPRAEHP, encoded by the coding sequence ATGGCCATGACCACAGGCAAGCGCGGCGGCCACGTCTCGGCGATCAACATGACGCCGATGATCGACGTGCTCCTAGTCCTTCTCATCATCTTCATGGTGGTGCAGCAGAGCTTGCAGCGCGGCGTCCGCGTCCAGGTTCCGCCCCCCAAGTCCGACCAGCCGGTCAACGCGCCCGACCAGATCGTGCTCGAGGTGGCGCCGGGCGGGTCGTACCTGCTGAACCAGCAGCCCGTGGCCGCGGGCGCGCTGGAGTCCACCCTGGAGCGGGTGTTCGCGCCGCGCCCGCGCAAGGTGCTCTTCGTCAAGGGCGGCGAGCAGGTCGCCTACGCGGACGTGGTGCGTGCGGTGGACATCAGCCGCGCGGCCGGCGTGGAGGTGGTCGGGCTCATGCCGCGCGCCGAGCATCCGTAA
- a CDS encoding biopolymer transporter ExbD, translating to MGMGVGGSKGGPQSDINMTPMIDVLLVLLIIFMVVQESLQRGVSVQIPPPPDQNQVAQQPPDDQQIVLEVKPGPVFAINQQPVEVAALEGRLREIFAQRNRKVIFVKGEEELTYKDVIRAVDASRAAGVTVVGLVPRPVVGPATVTPAPGQ from the coding sequence ATGGGAATGGGAGTAGGCGGTTCCAAGGGCGGTCCGCAGTCGGACATCAACATGACGCCGATGATCGACGTGCTGCTGGTGCTCCTCATCATCTTCATGGTGGTGCAGGAGAGCCTTCAGCGCGGCGTGTCGGTGCAGATTCCTCCTCCGCCGGACCAGAACCAGGTGGCGCAGCAGCCGCCTGACGACCAGCAGATCGTGCTGGAGGTGAAGCCGGGCCCCGTCTTCGCCATCAACCAGCAGCCGGTCGAAGTCGCGGCGCTGGAGGGGCGGCTGCGCGAGATCTTTGCGCAGCGCAACCGCAAGGTGATCTTCGTCAAGGGCGAGGAAGAGCTCACCTACAAGGACGTGATCCGCGCGGTGGACGCTTCACGCGCCGCAGGCGTCACGGTCGTGGGGCTGGTGCCCCGCCCGGTGGTGGGACCCGCCACGGTGACCCCGGCGCCGGGGCAGTAA
- a CDS encoding biopolymer transporter ExbD encodes MAGTRLGGNAAFGGSAVPTVTGGGSDVTADINVTPMIDVMLVLLIIFMVITPALAFDAKLPKAKTAAPEKEERVTLGIDKDGKYYVDDKFVADPQLETRLREAYAKRPDDHVLYLKAHDNSKYSRTLTAITAASNAGVRRIGAITEMPKGAPVSK; translated from the coding sequence ATGGCTGGAACCAGGCTGGGCGGCAATGCCGCTTTCGGCGGGTCGGCCGTCCCGACGGTAACGGGCGGCGGCTCGGACGTGACGGCCGACATCAACGTCACGCCGATGATCGACGTGATGCTGGTGCTCCTGATCATCTTCATGGTGATCACCCCCGCGCTCGCCTTCGACGCCAAGCTCCCCAAGGCGAAGACGGCGGCGCCGGAAAAGGAGGAGCGGGTCACGCTGGGGATCGACAAGGACGGGAAGTACTACGTCGACGACAAGTTCGTGGCCGACCCCCAGCTGGAGACGCGCCTCCGCGAGGCGTACGCCAAGCGCCCGGACGACCACGTCCTGTACCTGAAGGCGCACGACAACTCCAAGTACTCGCGCACGCTCACCGCCATCACCGCGGCCAGCAACGCGGGTGTGCGGCGGATCGGCGCGATCACGGAGATGCCCAAGGGCGCTCCCGTCTCCAAGTAA
- a CDS encoding MotA/TolQ/ExbB proton channel family protein, with the protein MNRAIVILLLLMSVLSLSVAVAKWLRFRKMSAATRAFAPAFSQALEQDNIAEALATADQYPNSHVARVLGESLREVAPLLDDPRAAGAAINSAERSVEREQILLANDLKSGLGLLATIGATAPFVGLLGTTLGIVNAFMGMASQGGGLEAVSSGIAEALIATAIGLIAAIPAVWLYNYFTAKLDTLFSELAYAGREMIDWMMTRQAKRELGITTARNAPAYGD; encoded by the coding sequence TTGAACCGGGCCATCGTGATCCTGCTCCTGCTCATGAGCGTGCTGTCGCTCTCGGTGGCCGTGGCCAAGTGGCTCCGCTTCCGCAAGATGTCCGCGGCCACGCGGGCATTCGCGCCGGCCTTCTCGCAGGCGCTTGAGCAGGACAACATCGCCGAGGCGCTCGCCACGGCCGACCAGTACCCCAACTCGCACGTGGCCCGCGTGCTCGGCGAGTCGCTCCGTGAAGTGGCCCCGCTGCTGGACGACCCACGCGCCGCAGGCGCCGCCATCAACTCGGCCGAGCGGTCGGTGGAGCGCGAGCAGATCCTGCTGGCCAACGACCTGAAGAGCGGGCTGGGCCTGCTGGCCACCATCGGCGCCACCGCGCCGTTCGTGGGGCTGCTCGGCACCACGCTGGGCATCGTGAACGCCTTCATGGGCATGGCGTCGCAGGGCGGCGGCCTCGAGGCCGTGTCGTCCGGTATCGCCGAGGCGCTGATCGCCACGGCCATCGGCCTGATCGCCGCCATCCCGGCGGTGTGGCTGTACAACTACTTCACCGCCAAGCTGGACACGCTCTTCTCGGAGCTCGCCTACGCCGGCCGTGAGATGATCGACTGGATGATGACCCGCCAGGCCAAGCGCGAGCTGGGGATCACCACCGCGCGCAACGCCCCCGCGTACGGAGACTGA
- a CDS encoding TonB family protein → MFNKLVASGGAKKSFWTAKTIAASVVLHGLLVAGAMAANRGYDPTAKKAEELVDYVEVEEKKEEPKPEEEKPKEPEPPPPEPEKAAPPVVKGFQELQPPMEPPKDIPAVDPNQQAVKVEDFSGEGKAGGVKDGVDKGVAQSTVERETPPDQGVYDISSVEVKPALSNGSDVARALERNYPPLLRDAGVGGTVMLSFRVNEDGRVDPTTIEVVSSDNEQFSEAAKKVVERMRFRPAKVNDRPVKVLVQIPITFQPQS, encoded by the coding sequence ATGTTCAACAAGCTGGTCGCATCCGGCGGCGCGAAGAAGAGCTTCTGGACCGCCAAGACCATCGCAGCCTCGGTCGTCCTGCACGGGCTGCTGGTGGCCGGCGCGATGGCGGCCAACCGGGGGTACGACCCCACCGCCAAGAAGGCCGAGGAGCTCGTCGACTACGTGGAGGTCGAGGAGAAGAAGGAGGAGCCGAAGCCCGAGGAGGAGAAGCCGAAGGAGCCCGAGCCGCCCCCGCCGGAGCCGGAGAAGGCCGCTCCCCCGGTGGTGAAGGGCTTCCAGGAGCTCCAGCCCCCCATGGAGCCGCCCAAGGACATCCCGGCCGTGGACCCCAACCAGCAGGCGGTCAAGGTCGAGGACTTCAGCGGCGAGGGGAAGGCCGGCGGCGTGAAGGACGGCGTCGACAAGGGCGTGGCGCAGAGCACCGTGGAGCGCGAGACGCCGCCCGACCAGGGCGTGTACGACATCTCCTCGGTGGAGGTGAAGCCCGCGCTCTCCAACGGCAGCGACGTGGCGCGCGCGCTGGAGCGGAACTATCCGCCGCTGCTTCGCGACGCGGGCGTGGGCGGCACGGTGATGCTCAGCTTCCGCGTGAACGAGGACGGCCGCGTGGACCCCACGACCATCGAGGTCGTGTCCAGCGACAACGAGCAGTTCTCCGAGGCGGCCAAGAAGGTGGTGGAGCGCATGCGCTTCCGCCCGGCCAAGGTGAACGACCGTCCCGTGAAGGTGCTGGTGCAGATCCCCATCACCTTCCAGCCGCAGTCCTGA
- a CDS encoding MBL fold metallo-hydrolase encodes MDEEVLHTEAPGVVRVDLRWMGMAKQVASYLVSDGGDLAVVDCGPGSTLPALLEGVRAAGHDPAAITHLLLTHVHLDHAGAAGELMRVAPRARLYVHPRGARHLADPSRLLTSAARIYGDRMEVLWGMMLPVPEPRMTVLHDGDEVRVGRRTLRALDTPGHAVHHHAYHDPDAGLLFSGDAGGIRLDGTPYVRPPTPPPDIDVPAWRRSITRMREVRASLILPAHFGGTGDVAWHLDDLEARLVDWDAWSRRELDAGGDLASLTEALRHKAHAEVVAATGSEELARAYEAAVPSQMMAAGLVRWHEVSA; translated from the coding sequence ATGGATGAAGAGGTGCTGCACACGGAGGCGCCGGGGGTGGTGCGGGTGGACCTGCGCTGGATGGGGATGGCGAAGCAGGTCGCGTCGTATCTGGTGTCCGACGGCGGAGATCTGGCGGTGGTGGATTGCGGGCCGGGGAGCACGCTGCCTGCGCTCCTCGAAGGCGTGCGCGCGGCCGGGCACGATCCGGCGGCGATCACGCACCTCCTGCTCACGCACGTGCATCTGGACCACGCGGGTGCGGCGGGCGAGCTCATGCGCGTGGCGCCGCGCGCCCGCCTCTACGTGCACCCCCGTGGAGCCCGACACCTCGCCGACCCCTCGCGCCTCCTGACCAGCGCCGCGCGCATCTACGGCGACCGCATGGAAGTGCTCTGGGGGATGATGTTACCTGTGCCCGAACCGCGCATGACCGTGCTGCACGACGGCGACGAGGTGCGCGTGGGGCGGCGTACGCTGCGCGCGCTGGACACGCCGGGCCACGCCGTACACCACCACGCCTACCACGACCCCGATGCCGGCCTCCTCTTCAGCGGCGACGCGGGGGGTATCCGGCTGGACGGCACACCGTACGTGCGCCCGCCCACCCCGCCGCCGGACATCGACGTCCCCGCCTGGCGCCGCAGCATCACGCGGATGCGGGAGGTGCGCGCGAGCCTCATCCTCCCCGCGCATTTTGGCGGGACGGGAGATGTGGCGTGGCACCTGGACGACCTGGAGGCGCGCCTCGTGGACTGGGATGCCTGGTCCCGCCGCGAGCTGGACGCGGGAGGAGATCTCGCGTCGCTCACCGAGGCGCTCCGCCACAAGGCCCACGCCGAAGTCGTCGCCGCCACCGGAAGCGAGGAGCTGGCCCGCGCCTACGAGGCCGCGGTGCCCTCGCAGATGATGGCGGCGGGGCTGGTGCGCTGGCACGAGGTAAGTGCGTGA
- a CDS encoding stage II sporulation protein M produces the protein MSTSTVQRLHDRQVDVETPEHVAIGYQLADLGSRFTALLIDRLILLLAQIGVFLAVYLIWKSAGGKGSLFSGVGLAIAIAAYFVLQWGYFILYEGLRDGQTPGKRWMGLRVVQDGGYPVTLEGAAVRNLMRLIDVQPIPSCIVGGLAMTLHPQTKRLGDMAAGTVVVRDRGQHIPEEAAPAAAVHGSPRLSDKEFAALSMFVERRRDLDPAVRGQLARTLVARLARPLAEDPRRTLLAAEDFLIAAREDEGARRHAAGAGGIAGSAQATALVRRQRPEWDEYARLLEGAQKDGLRKLDEATVSRFASLYRGVAADLARARTYGGSPELLYALERSVGAGHNLLYRAPSRSWQRFRGWVLSGFPALVRRLWKPIVLASILFYLPSVLSYAYVRGDPARGRELVGAEMMARAEEAAAKEARGEGYVEVPEVMMPAMASGLVSNNVQVTFLAFAGGLLAGLGTVWVMIFNGVSLGSVAAVFANHGQSLHLWTFVLPHGVVELTAICIAGGAGLWLGSALVLPGRMTRREALVVRGREAVSLICGTALLLLVAGLIEGFISPSRLPREFKLGFAALVATVLFTYLGGAGRALTPGSLHSPAPSPDNRRGLRPPLSREGA, from the coding sequence ATGTCCACCAGCACCGTGCAGCGCCTCCACGACCGCCAGGTGGACGTCGAGACGCCGGAGCACGTCGCCATCGGCTACCAGCTGGCCGACCTCGGGTCGCGCTTCACCGCCCTGCTCATCGACCGGCTCATCCTGCTGCTGGCCCAGATCGGGGTGTTCCTGGCCGTGTACCTGATCTGGAAGTCGGCGGGCGGCAAGGGGAGCCTGTTCTCCGGAGTGGGGCTCGCGATCGCCATCGCCGCGTACTTCGTGCTCCAGTGGGGCTACTTCATCCTGTACGAAGGGTTGCGCGACGGCCAGACGCCGGGGAAGCGGTGGATGGGGCTCCGCGTGGTGCAGGACGGCGGCTATCCCGTGACGCTGGAAGGGGCCGCCGTGCGCAACCTGATGCGCCTCATCGACGTGCAGCCGATCCCCTCGTGCATCGTGGGCGGGCTGGCGATGACGCTCCACCCCCAGACCAAGCGCCTCGGCGACATGGCGGCGGGGACGGTGGTGGTGCGCGACCGCGGCCAGCACATCCCCGAGGAAGCGGCGCCGGCCGCCGCCGTGCACGGATCACCGCGCCTCTCGGACAAGGAGTTCGCCGCGCTCTCGATGTTCGTGGAGCGGCGCCGCGACCTGGACCCGGCGGTGCGCGGGCAGCTCGCCCGCACGCTGGTCGCGCGCCTGGCGCGCCCGCTGGCGGAGGACCCACGCCGCACCCTCCTCGCGGCCGAGGACTTCCTGATCGCCGCCCGCGAGGACGAGGGGGCGCGGCGCCACGCGGCCGGCGCGGGGGGAATCGCGGGCTCGGCGCAGGCCACGGCCCTGGTGCGCCGCCAGCGGCCGGAGTGGGACGAGTACGCCCGCCTGCTGGAGGGCGCGCAAAAGGATGGCCTGCGCAAGCTGGACGAGGCCACGGTGTCGCGCTTCGCATCGCTGTACCGCGGTGTGGCGGCGGACCTGGCGCGCGCCCGCACCTACGGCGGCTCGCCCGAGCTGCTCTATGCGCTGGAGCGCAGCGTGGGCGCGGGGCACAACCTCCTCTACCGCGCCCCGTCGCGCTCGTGGCAGCGGTTCCGCGGGTGGGTCCTGTCCGGCTTCCCCGCCCTGGTGCGCCGCCTGTGGAAGCCGATCGTGCTGGCCTCCATCCTATTCTACCTCCCCAGCGTCCTGTCCTATGCCTACGTGCGCGGCGACCCCGCCCGCGGCCGCGAGCTGGTAGGCGCCGAGATGATGGCGCGCGCCGAGGAGGCCGCGGCCAAGGAGGCGCGCGGCGAGGGCTACGTGGAGGTGCCCGAAGTGATGATGCCGGCGATGGCGAGCGGGCTCGTCTCCAACAACGTGCAGGTGACCTTTCTGGCGTTCGCGGGCGGGCTGCTGGCGGGGTTGGGGACGGTCTGGGTGATGATCTTCAACGGGGTGAGCCTGGGCTCGGTGGCCGCCGTCTTCGCCAACCACGGCCAGAGCCTGCACCTGTGGACATTCGTCCTGCCGCACGGCGTCGTGGAGCTGACGGCCATCTGCATCGCCGGCGGCGCGGGGCTGTGGCTGGGCTCCGCGCTGGTGCTCCCCGGACGCATGACGCGGCGCGAGGCGCTGGTGGTGCGCGGGCGCGAAGCCGTCTCGCTCATCTGCGGCACCGCCCTCCTGCTGCTGGTGGCGGGCCTGATCGAGGGCTTCATCTCCCCCTCCCGCCTCCCCCGCGAGTTCAAGCTCGGCTTCGCGGCGCTGGTGGCGACGGTGCTCTTCACGTACCTGGGCGGCGCGGGGCGGGCCCTCACCCCCGGCTCGTTACACTCGCCTGCCCCCTCTCCCGATAACAGGAGAGGGCTGCGCCCTCCGTTATCGAGAGAGGGGGCGTAA
- a CDS encoding SPFH domain-containing protein, whose amino-acid sequence MAFWKDFIKSELIDIVEWLDDSSDTLVHRFVRHDNEIKNGAQLIVRPGQAAVFVDQGQIADIFAPGRYELKTENLPILSTLRGWKYGFDSPFKAEVYFVTTRQITNRKWGTKNPVMMRDADFGPVRLRAFGSYSIKVTEPGKLIAEIVGTNGHFTVDEIADQLRDMVTSRFTDALGEAKIPALDLASNYDEIGDRLIARMQPEFAAYGLELTKLLVENISLPEEVEKMLDKRTSMGVLGDLNAYTQFQTAQAIEKAAGTPGGGAAEGMGMGMGFAMANRMANSMGGAPAGAPAGAPPPLPAQTAYFVAVSGAQTGPHGMDALRQQAAAGTLTRESLVWMQGMPSWTPAAQVPELAALFAASPPPLP is encoded by the coding sequence ATGGCCTTCTGGAAGGACTTCATCAAGAGCGAGCTGATCGACATCGTCGAATGGCTGGACGACAGCAGCGACACGCTGGTCCATCGCTTCGTCCGCCACGACAACGAGATCAAGAACGGCGCGCAGCTCATCGTCCGCCCCGGCCAGGCCGCGGTGTTCGTGGACCAGGGCCAGATCGCCGACATCTTCGCCCCCGGCCGCTACGAGCTGAAGACGGAGAACCTCCCCATCCTCTCCACGCTGCGCGGGTGGAAGTACGGCTTCGACTCGCCTTTCAAGGCGGAGGTGTACTTCGTCACCACGCGGCAGATCACCAACCGCAAGTGGGGCACAAAGAACCCGGTGATGATGCGCGACGCCGACTTCGGCCCCGTGCGTCTGCGCGCGTTCGGCTCGTACTCCATCAAGGTGACCGAGCCCGGCAAGCTGATCGCCGAGATCGTGGGCACCAACGGCCACTTCACGGTGGACGAGATCGCGGACCAGCTTCGCGACATGGTGACCTCGCGCTTCACGGACGCGCTGGGCGAGGCCAAGATCCCGGCGCTGGACCTGGCCTCCAACTACGACGAGATCGGCGACCGGCTGATCGCGCGCATGCAGCCCGAGTTCGCGGCCTACGGGCTGGAGCTCACCAAGCTGCTGGTGGAGAACATCTCGCTCCCCGAAGAGGTGGAGAAGATGCTCGACAAGCGCACCAGCATGGGGGTGCTGGGCGACCTAAACGCCTACACGCAGTTCCAGACGGCGCAGGCCATCGAGAAGGCGGCCGGCACTCCCGGCGGCGGCGCGGCGGAGGGGATGGGGATGGGGATGGGCTTCGCCATGGCCAACCGCATGGCGAACTCGATGGGCGGCGCCCCTGCCGGCGCTCCCGCGGGTGCCCCGCCGCCGCTCCCGGCGCAGACCGCCTACTTCGTGGCCGTGAGCGGCGCGCAGACGGGGCCGCACGGCATGGACGCGCTCCGCCAGCAGGCCGCCGCCGGCACCCTGACGCGCGAAAGCCTCGTCTGGATGCAGGGGATGCCCTCCTGGACCCCCGCCGCCCAGGTCCCGGAGCTGGCCGCCCTCTTCGCCGCCTCGCCGCCGCCGCTGCCGTAG